TCAATTTTTTTTAGGCTTTTCTGGGCTCCTCTTCCAAATCTAACCTGGTATCCCTTACTCATAAAATCCCAATTCATTCATCATTTCATCAAAACTTATATCTTGGGGGTTTTCTTTATGTTCTTTCATGGCTTGATTATAAATCTTCAAATCAATTTCATCTTCTATTTTTTCTAAAACTGATTGTCTCATAAGTTCAGAAATGCT
This genomic window from Clostridia bacterium contains:
- a CDS encoding ribbon-helix-helix protein, CopG family yields the protein MNSITLRINDDENRLIRSYAKANNISISELMRQSVLEKIEDEIDLKIYNQAMKEHKENPQDISFDEMMNELGFYE